Proteins from a genomic interval of Streptomyces sp. Tu6071:
- the ccsB gene encoding c-type cytochrome biogenesis protein CcsB gives MNLAAGTNETLAHTSNVLIYSAMAVYLLAFFASILEWIFGSRSKVGRTAQAAGATSAGAAAPAVAVRKGGRTAVLERPEVVTRAASGSRDVPDGPGAAGGSEKGDIWGRISVSFIVLAFLIHVGGVLSRALSVRRAPWGNMYEFSITFSAVAVAVFLGLMLAKKNVRWLTLPLTLTVLLDLGLATTVLYTASDQLVPALHSYWLWIHVSTAIFCGAAFYVAAVATILYLFRDHYEAKIAAGGTPGKFAQSVLSRLPAAASLDKFSYRINAAIFPLWTFTIIAGAIWAGDAWGRYWGWDPKETWSFITWVAYAMYLHARATAGWKGRKAAYLALLAFACWLFNYYGVNIFVTGKHSYAGV, from the coding sequence GTGAATCTCGCCGCCGGAACCAACGAGACCCTGGCGCACACCAGTAACGTCCTCATCTACTCGGCCATGGCCGTCTACCTGCTCGCGTTCTTCGCGAGCATCCTGGAGTGGATCTTCGGCAGCCGCAGCAAGGTCGGCAGGACCGCGCAGGCGGCGGGCGCCACGAGCGCGGGGGCCGCGGCGCCCGCCGTCGCGGTCCGCAAGGGCGGCCGCACGGCCGTCCTGGAACGCCCGGAGGTCGTCACGCGCGCCGCGTCCGGCAGCCGCGACGTGCCGGACGGGCCCGGCGCGGCGGGCGGGAGCGAGAAGGGCGACATCTGGGGCCGGATCTCGGTCTCGTTCATCGTGCTCGCCTTCCTCATCCACGTGGGCGGCGTGCTCTCCCGCGCGCTCTCGGTGCGGCGCGCGCCGTGGGGCAACATGTACGAGTTCTCGATCACCTTCTCGGCCGTGGCCGTGGCGGTGTTCCTCGGGCTCATGCTCGCGAAGAAGAACGTGCGCTGGCTGACGCTGCCGCTGACCCTCACGGTGCTGCTCGACCTCGGCCTCGCGACGACGGTGCTCTACACGGCGAGCGACCAGCTCGTGCCCGCGCTGCACTCGTACTGGCTGTGGATTCACGTCTCGACGGCGATCTTCTGCGGTGCCGCGTTCTACGTCGCGGCCGTCGCGACGATCCTCTACCTCTTCCGCGACCACTACGAGGCGAAGATCGCGGCGGGCGGCACGCCCGGCAAGTTCGCGCAGTCGGTCCTGTCGCGGCTGCCCGCCGCGGCCTCGCTCGACAAGTTCTCGTACCGCATCAACGCGGCGATCTTCCCGCTGTGGACGTTCACGATCATCGCGGGCGCCATCTGGGCGGGCGACGCGTGGGGCCGTTACTGGGGCTGGGACCCGAAGGAGACGTGGTCCTTCATCACCTGGGTCGCCTACGCGATGTACCTGCACGCGCGTGCGACGGCCGGGTGGAAGGGCCGCAAGGCCGCCTACCTGGCGCTGCTCGCCTTCGCGTGCTGGCTGTTCAACTACTACGGGGTCAACATCTTCGTGACGGGGAAGCACTCGTACGCGGGGGTGTGA
- a CDS encoding cytochrome c biogenesis protein ResB, with protein sequence MSTTPPDTDTAPKADDGLEAAGAQLSTAPVEQAVPGSFGGMRKPGLTGYVAWLGREVTGWVRWMWRQLTSMRVALILLFLLSLGAVPGSLIPQQGTDELKVAEFKQTHDTLAQVYEKLGLFHVYSSVWFSAIYILLFVSLIGCIVPRTWQFVGQLRGRPPRAPRRLDRLPAYATWRTEASPERVQEWARGALRRRRFRTDTYATGDRGAVVTAEKGYLREAGNLIFHVALIVMLVAFASGSLLKYEGGKLIVEGDGFANTKTQYDDFKSGSLFTDDDLDRFSFTLDRFTGTYESSGPQRGTPRVYRADVSYQEGADGAERRKAIEPNHPLVVDGTKVFLNGHGYAPQFTVRDGKGKVVYKGAVPMLPQDGMGTATGVVKVADGYTNGKGKREQLGFEARFLPTIDRTTMTSSFPGLEYPVLALNAWHGDLGIDGGVPQNVYQLDTAKMKQFKTADGKIFAKQLMPGETMKLPNGAGSVTFEKNVKEWASFQISHQPGGGLALGGAIAAILGLAGSLFIQRRRVWARATTGPDGVTVVEFAGLGRSESAKVPEELAALVDVVHAKAPGTAEAVRDEPAPSAGAAGDEPEPAPSAGAAPVPGQKDPHHPAPSPDTPADPAPSHPSHRDETGTDTPADAEGAQK encoded by the coding sequence ATGAGCACCACCCCCCCCGACACCGACACCGCCCCCAAGGCCGACGACGGCCTTGAGGCCGCCGGTGCCCAGCTCTCCACCGCCCCCGTCGAGCAGGCCGTTCCCGGTTCCTTCGGCGGGATGCGGAAGCCCGGCCTCACGGGGTACGTGGCGTGGCTCGGCCGCGAGGTCACCGGGTGGGTGCGGTGGATGTGGCGCCAGCTCACCTCGATGCGCGTCGCGCTGATCCTGCTCTTCCTGCTCTCGCTCGGCGCCGTGCCCGGCTCGCTCATCCCGCAGCAGGGCACCGACGAGCTGAAGGTCGCCGAGTTCAAGCAGACCCACGACACGCTCGCGCAGGTCTACGAGAAGCTCGGTCTCTTCCACGTCTACAGCTCGGTGTGGTTCTCCGCGATCTACATCCTGCTCTTCGTCTCGCTCATCGGCTGCATCGTCCCGCGCACCTGGCAGTTCGTCGGCCAGCTCCGCGGCCGGCCGCCCCGCGCCCCGCGCCGCCTCGACCGGCTCCCCGCGTACGCGACCTGGCGCACGGAGGCGAGCCCGGAGCGGGTGCAGGAGTGGGCGCGCGGCGCGCTGCGGCGGCGCCGCTTCCGTACGGACACGTACGCGACGGGGGACCGCGGCGCGGTCGTCACCGCCGAGAAGGGCTACCTGCGCGAGGCGGGGAACCTGATCTTCCACGTCGCGCTGATCGTCATGCTCGTCGCCTTCGCGAGCGGCTCGCTCCTCAAGTACGAGGGCGGCAAGCTCATCGTGGAGGGCGACGGCTTCGCGAACACGAAGACGCAGTACGACGACTTCAAGAGCGGCAGCCTCTTCACCGACGACGACCTCGACAGGTTCAGCTTCACGCTGGACCGGTTCACGGGTACGTACGAGTCGAGCGGCCCGCAGCGCGGCACGCCCCGCGTCTACCGCGCGGACGTCTCGTACCAGGAGGGCGCGGACGGCGCGGAGCGGCGCAAGGCGATCGAGCCGAACCATCCGCTCGTCGTGGACGGCACGAAGGTCTTCCTCAACGGGCACGGCTACGCGCCGCAGTTCACCGTGCGGGACGGCAAGGGCAAGGTCGTCTACAAGGGCGCGGTGCCGATGCTGCCGCAGGACGGCATGGGCACGGCGACCGGCGTCGTGAAGGTCGCGGACGGCTACACGAACGGCAAGGGGAAGCGGGAGCAGCTCGGTTTCGAGGCCCGTTTCCTGCCGACGATCGACCGTACGACGATGACGTCCTCGTTCCCGGGGCTCGAATACCCGGTGCTCGCGCTCAACGCGTGGCACGGGGACCTCGGCATCGACGGCGGCGTCCCGCAGAACGTCTACCAGCTCGACACCGCGAAGATGAAGCAGTTCAAGACCGCGGACGGGAAGATCTTCGCCAAGCAGCTCATGCCCGGCGAGACGATGAAGCTCCCGAACGGCGCCGGCTCGGTGACGTTCGAGAAGAACGTCAAGGAGTGGGCGAGCTTCCAGATCTCGCACCAGCCGGGCGGCGGGCTCGCCCTCGGCGGCGCGATCGCGGCGATCCTCGGCCTCGCGGGCTCGCTCTTCATCCAGCGCCGCCGCGTGTGGGCGCGCGCCACGACGGGCCCGGACGGCGTGACCGTCGTGGAGTTCGCCGGTCTGGGCCGCAGCGAGTCGGCGAAGGTGCCGGAGGAGCTGGCGGCACTCGTGGACGTGGTCCACGCGAAGGCGCCGGGCACGGCGGAGGCGGTACGGGACGAGCCCGCGCCGTCCGCCGGGGCGGCGGGTGACGAGCCCGAGCCCGCTCCGTCCGCCGGGGCCGCCCCCGTACCCGGTCAGAAGGACCCGCACCACCCAGCACCGTCCCCCGATACCCCGGCCGATCCCGCCCCGTCGCACCCCTCGCACCGTGACGAGACCGGTACCGATACTCCCGCCGACGCCGAAGGGGCGCAGAAGTGA
- a CDS encoding cytochrome c biogenesis CcdA family protein translates to MSAGALDPAGLHALAALGDTNETVMSGALLLAVPVAVVGGLVSFFSPCVLPLVPGYLSYVTGISGVDMAEKKRGRMFTGASLFVLGFSVVFVSGGALFGYFGQNLFAHQELISRLLGALMILLGVFFMGLMPWMSQREFRFHARPTAGLVSAPLLGAAFGVGWTPCVGPTLTSALALSADGGSAGRGALITFAYCLGLGVPFVVAALVFRKALGAFSWVKRHYHWVLRIGGTMMIVTGVLLLTGVWDSWMQHVQTWTANFQTGI, encoded by the coding sequence ATGAGCGCGGGTGCCCTTGACCCCGCGGGGCTGCACGCCCTGGCGGCGCTCGGGGACACGAACGAGACGGTGATGAGCGGGGCCCTGCTGCTCGCCGTCCCGGTCGCGGTCGTCGGCGGGCTCGTCTCGTTCTTCTCGCCGTGCGTGCTGCCCCTCGTACCGGGCTATCTGTCGTACGTCACGGGGATCAGCGGCGTGGACATGGCCGAGAAGAAGCGGGGCCGGATGTTCACCGGGGCCTCGCTGTTCGTGCTCGGCTTCAGCGTCGTGTTCGTCTCGGGCGGGGCGCTCTTCGGGTATTTCGGGCAGAACCTCTTCGCCCACCAGGAACTCATCTCCCGTCTGCTCGGCGCGCTGATGATCCTGCTGGGCGTCTTCTTCATGGGGCTCATGCCCTGGATGTCGCAGCGCGAGTTCCGATTCCACGCCCGGCCGACCGCGGGACTCGTGAGCGCGCCACTGCTGGGCGCGGCCTTCGGCGTGGGCTGGACCCCTTGCGTGGGCCCCACGCTGACCTCCGCGCTGGCCCTCTCGGCCGACGGCGGCAGCGCGGGCCGCGGCGCCCTCATCACCTTCGCCTACTGCCTCGGCCTCGGCGTCCCCTTCGTCGTCGCCGCCCTCGTCTTCCGCAAGGCGCTCGGCGCCTTCTCCTGGGTCAAGCGGCACTACCACTGGGTCCTGCGGATCGGCGGCACGATGATGATCGTCACCGGCGTTCTCCTCCTGACCGGCGTCTGGGACAGCTGGATGCAGCACGTCCAGACCTGGACCGCGAACTTCCAGACAGGGATCTGA
- a CDS encoding TlpA family protein disulfide reductase, whose product MSARSVRADQAPHRSSRRRSRTLATGAAGAAVAALLLSACGSGSSGGSGGTGFVAGKGGIATVKQADRKDAPSLTGTSLEGKALDLAGYKGRIVVVNVWGSWCAPCREEAPYLAKVAKETKPRGVEFVGINTRDPDRSPAKAFEKRFGVEYPSFYDPSGKLMLRFPKGSLNPQAIPSTLVIDREGKIAARALTPLNYTKMRKMIDPLLAEK is encoded by the coding sequence ATGAGTGCTCGTTCCGTCCGGGCCGACCAGGCCCCGCACCGTTCGTCCCGCCGCCGTTCGCGCACCCTCGCGACAGGCGCCGCCGGGGCAGCGGTCGCGGCGCTGCTCCTGTCGGCCTGCGGCTCCGGCAGCTCGGGCGGCTCCGGCGGTACGGGATTCGTCGCCGGCAAGGGCGGCATCGCGACCGTGAAGCAGGCGGACCGCAAGGACGCCCCCTCGCTCACCGGCACCTCCCTGGAGGGCAAGGCACTCGACCTCGCCGGCTACAAGGGCAGGATCGTCGTCGTGAACGTATGGGGCTCCTGGTGCGCCCCGTGCCGCGAGGAGGCCCCGTACCTCGCGAAGGTCGCCAAGGAGACGAAGCCGCGGGGCGTCGAGTTCGTCGGCATCAACACGCGCGACCCCGACCGCAGCCCCGCGAAAGCCTTCGAGAAGCGCTTCGGCGTGGAGTACCCGAGCTTCTACGACCCGAGCGGGAAGCTGATGCTGCGCTTCCCCAAGGGCAGCCTCAACCCCCAGGCGATCCCCTCCACGCTCGTCATCGACCGCGAGGGCAAAATCGCGGCCCGCGCGCTGACCCCGCTCAACTACACGAAGATGCGGAAGATGATCGACCCCCTGCTTGCGGAGAAGTGA
- a CDS encoding histidine phosphatase family protein, which produces MNNNGDDAELTVVHVMRHGEVENPDGVLYGRKPGYHLSALGREMAERVAEHLASRDITYAVASPLERAQETATPLAKSHGLDLATDRRLIEAANIFEGKTFGVGDGALKNPDNWKYLVNPFKPSWGEPYVDQAVRMVAAVEAARDRARGHEAVCVSHQLPIWTLRSYLERRRLWHDPRKRQCTLASLTTLTYRGDHLVSVGYSEPALDLVPPHLRAGARPAKTGGAQQGKAFGA; this is translated from the coding sequence GTGAACAACAACGGCGACGACGCGGAGCTGACCGTCGTCCACGTCATGCGGCACGGCGAGGTCGAGAACCCCGACGGCGTGCTCTACGGGCGCAAGCCCGGCTACCACCTCTCGGCGCTCGGCCGCGAGATGGCCGAGCGCGTCGCAGAGCACCTCGCGTCGCGCGACATCACGTACGCCGTCGCGTCCCCGCTGGAGCGCGCCCAGGAGACGGCGACCCCGCTCGCGAAGAGCCACGGGCTCGACCTCGCGACCGACCGCCGCCTCATCGAGGCCGCCAACATCTTCGAGGGCAAGACCTTCGGCGTCGGCGACGGCGCCCTGAAGAACCCGGACAACTGGAAGTACCTCGTCAACCCCTTCAAGCCGTCCTGGGGCGAGCCGTACGTCGACCAGGCGGTCCGGATGGTCGCCGCCGTCGAGGCGGCGCGCGACCGGGCGCGCGGGCACGAGGCCGTGTGCGTGAGCCACCAGCTCCCCATCTGGACCCTCCGCAGCTACCTGGAGCGCCGCCGCCTGTGGCACGACCCGCGCAAGCGGCAGTGCACCCTCGCCTCGCTCACGACGCTCACCTACCGGGGCGACCACCTCGTCTCGGTCGGCTACTCGGAACCGGCGCTCGACCTCGTCCCCCCGCACCTGCGGGCGGGCGCCAGGCCGGCGAAGACGGGCGGGGCCCAGCAGGGCAAGGCGTTCGGGGCCTGA